DNA from Thunnus maccoyii chromosome 5, fThuMac1.1, whole genome shotgun sequence:
GAATCCTGTAAGTCTGAGTTTGGGCAGATGGTGAAACCAAACATTTACATGCAACAGGTTAAATTTTGATGTCAATAAAGTATCTTAAAAATCCGAACCAGATTTCTCATCATCTCAGCACACGTATTTTTCTTACTTGTGTTGTAGTGAGTTGAGTGTtgataaatcataaataaaagcCTTGTTCATCGTTCTTGTTTTATGCAGGCCAGGAAATCAATCCCCATCGACCGCCTTGAACACCTCAGGTCTCAGCTCAGTTCCAGCACACAGCTGGAGATGATTGGCCAACTGGAGGAAGTAATCAGTAAGCTAGAGCCTCTGGACTCTGCCTCCAGCAGCCGCAGAAGCAGCATCTCCTCACATGTAAGTTAAAATAACTTGAACCTTCTGTGGAGAACATTCAAGGAACTGGGGCATTTCATTAAGTATCTGTTTATTACATGTCATCCTTCCCATCATTTCATGTCACTTTTCTACTGTTCACTGCCAAAATGAAGTCaaaagtgtcacacacacaaaaaaaagcttaaaaaaggAAGCGATAAGCAGAATTAAACTTGTGTAAGCTAACATTATCTTAAACTTCTTTAACTTGTTTCTCTGACTTGTCATGAGGTCCAGGAAGCTACATGGTGTGCAGAATAATTCCACATCAAACAAATACATCATGGTTAGATTACTTCCTCTCCAAGTTTTGACACAAAAGCAGAGGGTTGTTTATATTAGGCTAATTTAACAGAAGCTCACAGCTTCTTTAAACAGTATACTGatatcattattttcatcatccaGGAGAGCTTCAACGTCCTGGACTGTGGAATCTATCGTGTGATCAGCCGCAGAGGAAGCCAGTCAGATGAAGAGACAAGCTCCCTCATCAATCAGTCCATGTCAGAGGAGGAGCGGCTCAAGGAGTTCAGTTTTGTGCAGGATGACGATCAGGTGGATCATGGTAAGAGGCGGATTTTGCTCTCGAGCATCAGCTGCCCGGCTGAACGGTGAAAGGATATTAACTATAAACAAATGCTTTCTATAAAAGTGTCGTTTTGTCTGatattaaaaaagacaacatgaatTGAGTTTTCAAAAGTTAATAGAATCATTTCTATTAATACAAATAATTATTAGTAACAATATAATGAAAAGCAGATGGAGATGAACAGCTAACCTTACCAGGAGGATCACTGtaatatttattgtaatttatgtTGTAGTATTCATATATTAATCTATTGAGATAATTGCACATAAAGAATGGCAGCAGATTAATTAAAGCCTTGCtctgatatttttatataaactaaTTCACATTGtggtaacaataataatcaaataacaGCTGTTTTGTGCTATCTTTATTATTCTTAAAAACGTCTTATTTACCTCTCCTTTTTGTGTAATCTGCACACTCTGGtgcaaataaagataaagaaacaGTGTAAGGTTCCCTGGGATGTAAATTTATACGTACCAGTGGTGCGGAGTGATGCAGCGTCCAGCTGTACAAGAACAGACTCAGACATCAGCGAGTTTTCATTCACTCACAGTCAAAACAAACTGGAAAAGTATCAGCAGAGTAAATCAAAAACAAATTGGCCTTGCTGATGCGAAAACGATAACTACAGCAAACTGGAAGGATATAAACAAATAACCCACTCACACATATTctttcttgtttatttcttcactgtctctctctctgctctgtgtgtgtaggaaGAACAaactccttttcctcctcctctgattTCAATGTGAAAAGAGAGtgaattattttcagttttatgtcaccaactgattaaacaaaaaaaaaactgacagataaGATATTTGGAATTGAGGACATCGCTAGCTGCTGAAAGATTTATCAATATAAACGTGTGACTGATAATAATTTGACTCTTTGACTCTTTGTCGTATTGATCATTTGTACCTGTGTACCtgaaactgattttatttgaaaattaaaaaaaactaaaaatcatttaatcaaaaatgttGCTGTGCTGCTCCGTTGGATTTGCTGTGAGAGCTGAATGATCACCCTGACGGTTGACATGCTTTATAAATGCCACGTTATTAATATCAAGTTTCTTGTCTGTTCCATTGTATCATACACACATATCACCAttttggttctgttttttttttttctgtattgtgcAGCATTTAATTTACGCTCTCTGTAGTGTTGTCTGGCACCTTTGCTCCATCTGCTTGCATTTTGTCTTCTCCCTCTCATCATGCCCCTCTGGTACTCCATCCATCTGTGTGTTTCCTCTGGCTCTTGCCCCAATCTTTATTCAGATCCACAGAGCACTGAGCGTATGGAGGCTGAGCGATCTGAGCAAGGCCTGCCGTTCCACCTCCCCCTCTCATTCCGCACCAAACCCCCCCGCATCGCACTGCAGGCCGTCAAAGACAGGTGAACATCCAGAGAAACTAAGCACAAACAGGCTCACAGCTTTAAATAGAGGAGTGTGTCACAGCTGCCTGTGCCATGGAGGCATATAGTTACTGAGTTATATTTGAACACTTACGAAAATGTTTGGGGTTtgtatcatttcttttttttgttatgagGACCGAAACTCCTACAATAACCTATTATTCAAATGCAGCTGTGCTTTTTGACAGCTTACTTCCCCTTTCCACCCAAGTCacgcatcttttttttttttttttaaattcacattgtTCATCTGTGTAGGCACATGCAGTATGTTTTATTTCCAAGCATCACACTCAGTCATTTGCCATATGAAAAGGTTCACTGTTTGTAGTTCTGTTTGCCTTTCTCACTGTTGGATTGTAAATCCATGTAAGTGTAATCTTATTGGAGAATGGttattttaattcagttttctttttctcagcgTTTCCAGTTTTGTTAAGAAGACAACAGAGAAGATCAACACCCTCCAGATGAACTCTGAGCTCTGGCAACGGCCTGACTTCAGAGAGGGTGGACAAGCTGAAATGTCAGCCGCTTCTGCTCCGTTCTCAGAGGAAGTTGAAAATGAGTGAGTACAGAACGTGGACTAAAACCATGTTAGAACAGTTTTTACTAAGAACTGATGAGATTGTGTGCTGAAATAAAGAATTActtattttctgtgattttcaaCCAAATTTGAACTAATACCTTGAACCTTTGTCATGAGTAGACCATTTAAAATTAATCAGATCAAACCAGTGAATGATAATTGTCGTCACAGGGTTTATGATGAAATGCCCAACACAGAGGCCGACATGCTGGAGCTCCGATCAGCGACGGAAAGGGCCGTGTAAGTACAGCTActaccttttttttccagtttttctgTGGAAACCAAAGTGTACTCTGTTAttcaaatgttacatttttccAACACCAGCTCCCAGATCCAAGATCCCATGGTGCTACTGGATCCAGTCTGCCTGGGAGAAACTCTGCTGGAGTGGCTGCCGGTGCTGGAGCGAATTCTCGGACCTGCAGAGCTCAGGTCAGCTGCTGTGAGTGATTCAAACACGGATGTACCTGGAGAACAGAGATGTGAGAGGGATTATGTAAACACCTTCTCAGAGCAGCCAGAGGAGTCTTCTTGCTCATCAAGAGAATCCACAGAGAGCGCTACAgaggaaaatacagaaaagcCTCCAGAGCTCGGAGAAAAAGAGAGCCAGTGTGAGAGTCAGCTGACTGCAGATTACAATGAGAAAGAGCCCGCCGTTGTAAATGGGAGTTCTCCAGAGCCTGTACGAGTGGTTCCCCCCAAACCTGTACCATCAGATCTCCTGGCTAATCTCACACAGCTGGCTACACTATACACAGAGCTGAGCTGTTTCAGAAACCAGGCAGATGAGCGAGCTTTGGGCTGCACAACCTTCCTGCGCCGCTACTTCTTCCTGCTGGATGCGGAGCGCATAAGAAGAATGTGTCTGCTCTGTTACCAGGAGCAGCCGGCGGTGAAGAGCTCCTTCACTGAGGCCATGCTAGGTCAGAAGCTTCTTCTTAAATCACTTGATCATACTGGTTTACTCTCTGGTTtaatcttttccttttttccccccagattTTATGTTCAGATTTTACAAATCAAGAAAGAACACAttttagagaaataaaaaagggaaatatacacatttaaaaaggaataaataTACACAGTGTGCTTCCCCCATGTGAAATGGAAATTATTATAAATTTTTGCAGAATAATAAACAAaagatgaatgtgaaatgaCTCTTAGTTTCCACTAAATAGTCAAGGAAAGACTGTGCTGTGTTTCAGAATTAAATCAATGTAGTTGTTCCATTGGAATGATAAAAAGCATCTCATTTGAccatttattaaaaacatgcagaatCTAATGGGTTTACCGTATATGAAAAAGCCAAAGATTGCCAACCAAGATCTGGTTAAATCTTTCACTGTAGAAAACCATCTAAATAGCTTTAGCCAATGATCACATAGAATataacacaaccaaaacaaatgagaaaGTTTTAAGCCTGCATACTGATAAATAGATTTTGCTCAGTTCAGTGTTGGAGTAGTCGAGCCTATGGACAACaaactgtatttgtatctacatttacatttctgataCTTCCCCACAGATCTGACTCAGTCCAGTAAGGTGGTGGAGGTTATTCAGAGAGGGGATTTACTGAGATCACTACGCagtctgagagagctgcagCCCTGGAGTGCCCCTCATCTCCTTGCTCACTTACACAGGTCAGTACCCATGTTTCTCTCTTACACCATCAACATATATTTAAGTTGTGATGGACCTTGGGAAGTAATTACACTATGTTAACATGTAGGCTGTATGAGAAGCACGGGGAGGCAGCTGTACGCTCGTTTTCTCAGTTCTACCCCACGATAACTCCTGCCGACGTAATGGCTATGGCTCAACAAAGCCACTTCCTGGCATACCTGGATAATCTGGTCCAGTCACGAACTGAGGGGCACAGGTACATCTTCAGTTTGATCtttttgtcaaagaaaaaaaaaaaagacattgatCTCACTTTCTTGCTGAATCTTACATTCATTTCTTCCTCCAGGTTGCCGTTTCTGCAGTCCCTTCTTGAACCAGAATCACTGCGACAGGATTGGCTTGAGCTCGCACTTACCCATGATGCTCCTCAGCGTTGTGATACCTTAACTCCTGACGGACTGCCCAGGTCTGCTACTGTTGCGTgagaaaaaaattgcaaaataactttttctttgttttaactAAAAAACAGATCTGCTGGACGGATGGTAACTAAGATGCTACCATTTCATCTCTGGATTATATTCAGGCCACAACAATGTAAAATCTTGAAGtgaaagtaaagtacaagaacTGTAACTGTGACTAAATGTGACTCCCGTTGCAGGTGGCACTCTCATTGTTTCAGTTGGGGTTATGGACGCCTCCTGTCTCTGCTGATACGTCTCCCCGCAGATCTGTCCTCCAAGCAGAAGATGTCAGAAATGTGCCGCAGTCACGGGTacttccaattttttttttttgtctaaacaagacaagtcatattttttttgctgttattaGCAGTTTTTGGTAGAAAGGGACACATGTCAGCTTTTGtataatatgtgtgtttgcaggtaCTGGACTGGCTATCTGTATCTCTGCCGTGAGCTGCAGCGCCGCACAGAAGCCTTCTCCACTATCTGTCAGCTGGATGACATCACCCTACTGGAAGAGCCTGATGGTAATTGACAGAGACGAATGTTGGTTACAATGTCAAGGGTTAGTGAGATACATACCGAAAACCATGTCCGCTACCAGGAAATCAGGTGCATATACACATGATACATAAGTAGTGGAGCATGTTTACATCAACTACTCACTGCACCTTCTTCATAACACAATGATTAGCTCACCAGCCAAAACAGACAacacaaataaaccaaaatggATTCACTCTTTCTGGGAAAAAATGTGGTGattcttctttgtctttgttgcaGTACAAAAGGGACTTGAAATTAGAGTATGATGGTGATAAGCATATAGCATGGTGCTTACCTGAGTTTACTGCTGGTATTTATACTTTGTTGGCCATTTGAGGTCGACTTTGTGGTGTGAAATTTGgaatttggaaatgtttgacTTTGGATGCAGATTCAGTCTGGCCTTTGCAACAAAAGATCCAGCGCCTGGACTTGGACACAGCTCTGGTGCAACAGTTGCAACATTACAGCTCAATAATTCTGTAAACATGTATGTAGACAGTGCAGGCAGAACCTGAAAATAAACAGCACTTTTGATCctgtaaagaaatgttttttaagaaaCAGATTACAAGCTTTCAGAAGTTCTCTTTCAGTTAAGTTCTTGACACGTCTTGATCCCAACAATGGTTTTCAGTACGTACGTGAAGTTATAAATCAAGAAACGTCCAAGTAATTAatgattcacttttttttctgagagttTAAACACACAGGTttgctttctgtcattttccaGGTGTTGAGCCGCAGACTTTGGATGAGTGGAAGCTCCTGATCCAGCTGTCTCAGCGGTGCAGCAGCGTCTCAGAGCAGGCCACAGGTGTGAATGGTAGCAGCCTGTCTAATGGCTCAGCAGACTGTGGCGGGAAGGTCAGCCCTGAGAACCTGACCCTGCTGCTGGCTCGGATGGCCGGGCCAGACCGGGCGTTGGCCATCTTGGAGGAGTGTGGAGTGCAGCTGGTCCTTTCACCCCACTCCAAACTGGTCTGTGAGCTGCTGCGAGTCACAGAGAAGAGGCAGAGGTGAGTCAGAGTGTCAGTTACCAAGCTATCAAAGTTTAATTAGCTCATGAGAAAAGGAAGCAGTTCCAGCACTTTTTTCACATGGAGTGTTTTCTGGCGttatgtgattttgtttatatttaaaagGCAAGCAGCATTggggaagaaaaaacattttaatccatTGATTTTGTTAAATTTGAGCAGAGAGAGCAGAATGAATTGTTTGAGAGGTCTCTTGGTGGTTTGGGGAACATGACAGTTATATTAGTGGTCTTAAAAGTCTTTTATAATAACTAGATATTGaactaaaatgtgtaaataaagtcTGGAATAACAGCTGAGGAACTATTTTTGATTGTCATCAGTGTAACAGTTCAATGGACTTTATCTTGTAGGTGTTACAGTtgtgtttcttccattttctatTCTAGGGCAACGATTCAGACGATGCTCGAGCGCTGCGATCGGTTCCTGTGGTCTCAGCACGCCTAAATGCAGATCAGCGCCGTGTAGACAGAAGCTCCTATCAGCTAAATGAGATAACTAACACTTGATGTAAGTCTCCCCACTAACTGCTTTTG
Protein-coding regions in this window:
- the hps5 gene encoding Hermansky-Pudlak syndrome 5 protein; amino-acid sequence: MPLIPVVPENHSHVLAELDCLDPLLSALRLDSGRLKCTCLAVSRKWLALGTSTGALHLIQREGWKQRLILTHKEGAITQVSCCPHDEDFIAIATSQGLVVVWELQLERRGRPERVSVSWEHRGHAITALCWDTSALRVFVGDSGGKVSCLRAGSSKLGKGSAFVIFPVQTITSVDSRVVQLGYQDSRLLVSSLSRCYLCDTDREKFWRVGNKERDGEYGACFFPQNRGLLVGQPPLLYCARPGSRIWEASFNGEVLSTHQFKQQLACPPLPLITYRNEPHYHSGQKSAQSVAFPKLLYFGDQNLLTWTDSAIYIFTPHNGQVLLWTEVKDLVDIAVYRSELFCLHGSGRLSHLSLLSAERCVERLLRRESWPLAAAVCCMFQHAITTGRARKSIPIDRLEHLRSQLSSSTQLEMIGQLEEVISKLEPLDSASSSRRSSISSHESFNVLDCGIYRVISRRGSQSDEETSSLINQSMSEEERLKEFSFVQDDDQVDHDPQSTERMEAERSEQGLPFHLPLSFRTKPPRIALQAVKDSVSSFVKKTTEKINTLQMNSELWQRPDFREGGQAEMSAASAPFSEEVENEVYDEMPNTEADMLELRSATERAVSQIQDPMVLLDPVCLGETLLEWLPVLERILGPAELRSAAVSDSNTDVPGEQRCERDYVNTFSEQPEESSCSSRESTESATEENTEKPPELGEKESQCESQLTADYNEKEPAVVNGSSPEPVRVVPPKPVPSDLLANLTQLATLYTELSCFRNQADERALGCTTFLRRYFFLLDAERIRRMCLLCYQEQPAVKSSFTEAMLDLTQSSKVVEVIQRGDLLRSLRSLRELQPWSAPHLLAHLHRLYEKHGEAAVRSFSQFYPTITPADVMAMAQQSHFLAYLDNLVQSRTEGHRLPFLQSLLEPESLRQDWLELALTHDAPQRCDTLTPDGLPRWHSHCFSWGYGRLLSLLIRLPADLSSKQKMSEMCRSHGYWTGYLYLCRELQRRTEAFSTICQLDDITLLEEPDGVEPQTLDEWKLLIQLSQRCSSVSEQATGVNGSSLSNGSADCGGKVSPENLTLLLARMAGPDRALAILEECGVQLVLSPHSKLVCELLRVTEKRQRATIQTMLERCDRFLWSQHA